The genomic stretch tcatttttttcatgtggacaacaaaaaattaaaaattgttaaaaaatattacatGCTCGTATTTTAGTAGTAAAAGGAAAGGGAAAGAGAAAACTACAAAATAGGAGAATTTGTAACAGACAATAAACTTCGTAGAATATTACTAATTTAtgagaaaataataaagttcaatattgaatcaAGAAGGGTagaacaaaaatatttaagaattattgagaactcttttctttatttcctttGGATTTGCTACTTTAACTGGCTTGAATTAATCTGACcatttcaaaatatgaGCAAAAAGAATGATGCTCGACCTTGCTCTAAAAGGTTTTTaaaatttccaaaaatGGGCAGTTCACTAAAAATATACACACAAGgtatgaaaataatagtCGATAGTTTTTACTGTTAAGCCAAAAGCCCTCTagtattaaattcttttaatatttatattggaATGCAGTAAGAACCATAGAAAACGGATAAGCTACTTTTGTCTCAGTAATCTTCATGTATGATTTTGTTTTGATCATCAAAGATCAAGAGATGATCTGCTAAAGAGAGACTTTGATGGCATAAGTTAGCTTTAATTAACGctaaaatttgaattccACTAACTATAATACCCCTTTTACaaattgtattttttttttttttttagaagaATCTGAACCTGAAAAATTTCAAGTAAGAAAAAATAGTGCACTTGATAACTTACTTGAGTTATCGTTTCCACCAGTGAGGTCTTTTGATGGAGAAAAAAGgtaaagttaaaaataatagcATTTTGCTTGATTTGATTTAGTTTAATTCAAACGATtcttaatatatattatacaTCAACTATTAATACACTTTTTAGATCATATGAATTTCGATACCCAAATAGCAAAAGGTCACTATTCCCATTTGAACTAACACCTAGAACGCTCTGTTGTatagataatattaaaatggGAGTGAAAACGGTAAGTATGATAGCCTCAATTTTTCTGGTATCAATCTTATTATTAcctaatttaatatatctatTTCTCCCATATTTTCATAGGGAGCTATAATTGGATCTATCTTTGGCGGAATCAATGGTGCATACCATGCACTAAAATACAGGAATTATATGGCAATTCCAGTCTTTGCTGTAAGTCAAAAACTAATTCAGAGTCAAATTTCGTTAATAATCTTATCCCTTTATTAGATTGGTGGAGCCATTAGTTTTGGATTCTTTCTTGGGTGTGGGATGATAGTTAGATGCCAACCCTCAGAATTTACcaattataaatttcatAATAAATGTAGTCAGGTCATTTTTCCAATATACTTTAATAAGATTGAAAGAGTTTCCCGCCAAGACTTCAAAATACATGATAATTTGAACAATTTCTACAAATTCcaaaatgataaaatatcaaaataacCAATCAAGTAcaaaacaaattattaattttcaattttattgatatttaaaaacctattaattttatcattaatactATGTATCTACGCGTTATGATTTCTGTATAAATTTTCCACAAGACCTATATCAACTATTTTAAGCCATGCAATTTTCCCTATACCGGCATTTACTTGCATACATGCGCAAAAGGCGGCAACTCTCTGCATGTATATACTTTAAGTGGGAATCATTAAGatattttgattcttttttttcttaaatttttaaaaggGAAAAAGAGgcaaaaaaattaacaaatcTAGTCGATATATCCACTATTTACTTGgataaataataactttcAATCTATagatttttaatattgatttggAAGAAATGAGGggaaagaaaatatttggaatgtGCAACCCGATCTTGGATATAGTGTTAAAGGCATCTCCTGATAGAATAAAGGATTTAGGGCTTAAGATAGGGTCAACGACTCTTGGAAATGATGAGGAAGTTTTCAAGCTAATTGGTGATATAATTTCAAACAATGAAGATGCTAATTTTGTAGCAGGAGGATCTCTTTTAAATGCATTTCGAGTCTGTAAGGAGCTGTCAAATAAGGacgaaaaaaataaagatgattCAATTTCAGTATTTTTTTCAGGAGGAATTAGCGATGACTCTGGGGGAATTTTACTTCAGGAATTGCTCACGGAAATTGgaattgaatttgaattccATATTACTAACAAGGCGAATCTGGAAACAGCAAAATGCGTAGTTTTTGTAACTGAAGAAGAGAGAACGCTTCTCGCAGGATTAGGAGCTGCTAAGGAATATTCGATTACCACTTTTGAGtcagaaaatattcaacATGCTTTAAAGACCGCAAATATATTCGCAACAAGTGGATTCTTTGTTGAAGTTTGTTTCCAGGCAATTCTTAAATCTGCTCAATATATTCATCAATTTAGATCTAACGAATGTTCATTTGTATTTGGACTTTCAGCTACTTATATTCCAGAAAAGTATATGAATGAGTTATTCCAACTTCTACCAATGATTGATTATATCATTGGAAACCAAGAAGAATTTGTCTCTTTATATAAAAGTATCAACAATATCCTTCAAATTGAAGACGATGACCAACTATTACTTTCGCAGgataatataaatcaaCCAGAAAACGATGCTTTAGAAAGAATTCTCACAGAAATTCATAAGCATCTTAAACCCACATGTATTATACTATGCACAAGAGCCCATTTACCCGTTATTTCATTCAACCCTAAAGATCCTAATAGTTGTATAAAATATCATGAATGTATTCACGTCCCTAAAGAAAGGCTCATTGATGTTAATGGCTGTGGGGATGCATTTAAGGGTGGGCTTATTTACGGTATTTCAAACTCTTATCCTTTAGATGCAAGCATATATATGGGGCATTATGCTGCCTCTAATGTTGCTCAAAATGTTGGCTGTGATTTTGATTTCTCAAATAAACCAACTCTTAGTGAAATTATACAACTAACTTcatctaaaaataattaatttccGCAAATATCTAATTTTAGGTTTAATACATTcccaatattattaataatactaattttgccattatttatttttttcaccACGTAATACAATTTTTATACCTGCATGTAATTTTTACTATTCATTTCCATCTTGGCGCCAATCCTAcacatttattattaaataaaataaaaaaaatttgtgttaaataaataatatgcGAGTAGGgttgtttaatttttttttctttcgtaccaagaaataatttcaaaatagaTTGAATTCAATTAAGAGAAGAATAACAATTAATTACATGGGTTTTTGATTTATGTGTGTTCATGAGCTTGCAAGGCTTTGTGGCGAATTTATCAAAggtcttttttttttattgaaaattacCCCTAGTTATAAGCATAAGTAATTAAAAAGATAATTGAATAAGATAATACTTAGATTTTGAGAGGATGCCGGCTATTCCAGCAGTGGATTTTGTTTCACAATATTACCTCCCATTTGTTGAAAAGATCCAAATCAGTAATAGAGAGGATTCTAATAAAGTCTTTCCAAAAGTTTGGATATTCTCTTCAAATGATGTGGATTCTCTTTGTACTAGCACTATActtattaatcaattctTTAAGCATGATGAGATACAGTGTATGCTAAATTGTGTTACCCACTATAACGAGATTTCTAAGATTCTACAagaatacaaaaattacTCAAAACAAAGAGAGCTTGTGAATATATGTATATTGATCAATTTAGGAGCCATGGTAAATATTCTACACTCACTTAGGCTTTGGCTTGGAGAAGATTTGGAAATTTGGATTTTCGATTTTCATAGGCCTGCCATTGATGAGTTAATGCTTACAATTGGAGGAAATTATAACAATAACAATGTATTGATCCTTTCTATTCAAGAATACAATTTCTTGGTAAATAGTAAATCTGGTAGAAAGAAATCACGTAAGAATAGCTCAAATCCAAGTGATGGACAAACTAACGAATCTAGTTCaacattttcttcaaataatccTTTTGCTTCATTATCTCAGACTATTGATGATTTGGATATACTAATGGGTACTTCAAATGGAGAATCCCAAAGCTATAATGAGCAAATTGAGGATGAGACAGATGAACTTTTTGGAGAGTATTGTGGGGATCCAAGTAGTCTTGTGATTGTCCAAACATTAGATAATTCAATAACTTCAGAAAGAATAGATGGAAATGTATTATGGTACTCTTCAATCGGAATTAGCTGGTGTTATATTAATAGGTATATTGAACTACTAGATTATGAAATGTATTTTGACTTACTCAATGGAATCCTTTCAAAATACACAGGTGATATGAGCaatataaattcaaaaaaaactagtaataaaaaatattggcCAAAGTACATAAAGAATGACCTTTCAATCCCGCTTTATCGTCATTGGAATCTAATGGATTCAGTATATCATAGTGAATATCTATATTCAACAATGGGTTTATGGAAGACAGAAAATAGCAGGGATACAATAATGAATAGAAGAGTGGCCTCTGGGATTTCATTGAAAGATTTTACAACCAAATTTTATCTTCTTGAAAAAGAAGTATCGAAAAAAGTTGTTCAGGACTTTCCAAAAGGATTTTCAGGGTTTGAGAGTGGATCAGAAACTGCATCACAGTCTCTACAAATCCCAGTATTTCTGAAGTATTTACCATCTATAGTATTAGACTCAGAGTTACATCCACACTTATCATCTCTTGATATGGCCCAAATCCTTCATACTCTGTTGACAAACGACTGTAGACTAGCAGATAGCGGAGAAAGCTTCATGGATGCAATAGTTTCGTCAGGAGCTCTAAATAGAATGGAACTAAAACATAATACAATGTCAGAAAGATTACTGAATGAGGAGAAAAATAACGAAAATGATAGTTCTAAACTTAACCAAATTCTTGGTAAAGACCAAAAAATACAGCTTCTATTCAGGGATTGTTTTAGGGTAGGGCTACAACTCCTAGATCTATCGGGAGCTGATTTTAACCAAATTAATGTATTTCAAGACCATTCCTGGAAACAGCTAAAATGCTACATTGAAGAAGCAAAGCTTCTGCTTTCactaaaattaaaatatgtAAAAATGCTGCTATCGTCATCTATAAATGGAGGAACTTTGATAAAACACAACTATTTCACTCTTGCTGAGCTTAATGATATAGAAATTTCACACCCTTTAAATCTAAGAATTGTTGGTTACTCTATTATCGACATAATATCAAGAAATCGTGATCTCCAAGATAAGCTTGTGATAATCTCAAAAAATAGTACCAACAAGGTTGCCACAATAGTTGGAATTACTCCGGGCTACGATAGCAATTctccaaatttatttggagCAATTTTCTCTAAAGTAATAGACATTATTCTAGAGGAAGGCCAAGGCCTTCTAGGAGAGGAGCACTTCTTTGTTCAAGATGAGTTTGATTTTTCTATTCTAAGAATTCATGCAAATTTCCTTGAACAATTTACTTCAAatcttttcaaatatattgaaagcAGCAAACATATATTGACtaattcaatataataGAGTAGATATTCATCTTAGGATCTTTTACTAGTATtaatctttaaatattataagaaagtatatattatgtttaaaatataatgataaaaataaatattatcattttttttgtcCACATTAAATTTTGTTACCGTTGTTTACTGCcatttgcatgcatgcattcaAATTACAATTTAATTACGtcattttaaaatttaattcccGCCT from Cryptosporidium parvum Iowa II chromosome 8, whole genome shotgun sequence encodes the following:
- a CDS encoding CDC45 like protein, possible horizontal transfer, translated to MPAIPAVDFVSQYYLPFVEKIQISNREDSNKVFPKVWIFSSNDVDSLCTSTILINQFFKHDEIQCMLNCVTHYNEISKILQEYKNYSKQRELVNICILINLGAMVNILHSLRLWLGEDLEIWIFDFHRPAIDELMLTIGGNYNNNNVLILSIQEYNFLVNSKSGRKKSRKNSSNPSDGQTNESSSTFSSNNPFASLSQTIDDLDILMGTSNGESQSYNEQIEDETDELFGEYCGDPSSLVIVQTLDNSITSERIDGNVLWYSSIGISWCYINRYIELLDYEMYFDLLNGILSKYTGDMSNINSKKTSNKKYWPKYIKNDLSIPLYRHWNLMDSVYHSEYLYSTMGLWKTENSRDTIMNRRVASGISLKDFTTKFYLLEKEVSKKVVQDFPKGFSGFESGSETASQSLQIPVFLKYLPSIVLDSELHPHLSSLDMAQILHTLLTNDCRLADSGESFMDAIVSSGALNRMELKHNTMSERLLNEEKNNENDSSKLNQILGKDQKIQLLFRDCFRVGLQLLDLSGADFNQINVFQDHSWKQLKCYIEEAKLLLSLKLKYVKMLLSSSINGGTLIKHNYFTLAELNDIEISHPLNLRIVGYSIIDIISRNRDLQDKLVIISKNSTNKVATIVGITPGYDSNSPNLFGAIFSKVIDIILEEGQGLLGEEHFFVQDEFDFSILRIHANFLEQFTSNLFKYIESSKHILTNSI
- a CDS encoding adenosine kinase like ribokinase; translation: IFNIDLEEMRGKKIFGMCNPILDIVLKASPDRIKDLGLKIGSTTLGNDEEVFKLIGDIISNNEDANFVAGGSLLNAFRVCKELSNKDEKNKDDSISVFFSGGISDDSGGILLQELLTEIGIEFEFHITNKANLETAKCVVFVTEEERTLLAGLGAAKEYSITTFESENIQHALKTANIFATSGFFVEVCFQAILKSAQYIHQFRSNECSFVFGLSATYIPEKYMNELFQLLPMIDYIIGNQEEFVSLYKSINNILQIEDDDQLLLSQDNINQPENDALERILTEIHKHLKPTCIILCTRAHLPVISFNPKDPNSCIKYHECIHVPKERLIDVNGCGDAFKGGLIYGISNSYPLDASIYMGHYAASNVAQNVGCDFDFSNKPTLSEIIQLTSSKNN